The following coding sequences lie in one Amycolatopsis cihanbeyliensis genomic window:
- a CDS encoding TetR/AcrR family transcriptional regulator encodes MRQQATRVRRPRDRKSQLASVAAELFRARGYHGVGINEIAAAAGVTGPALYRHFADKQSILAHVLLAGIEDMEQATAAALDAAEVPTPEQVEALLRTLAAKSVERREAAALWRWEGRHLSAEDQREIRHRSGAVLRSWAAALRRIRPELAVPESELLCWAGMSVFGSVSVHHTGIAKKRFADLLVELAQRVLRVGLPEPAAGPQVNHSPIALGRPSRREQVLAAATELFQRHGFHAVSMEDIGAATGIAGPSVYRHFPSKASLLTAICQRAAERLTLGAEYALRTSAPPDEREALRRLTESYVHTLTGSAELTVSFTGGPLYVDERDRAELVRIQRDYVAQWVRLLTTVRPELGAREAKITVHAALTIANDLTRTRRVNGRPQLAAELVRMMTAVLDID; translated from the coding sequence ATGCGCCAGCAAGCCACCCGGGTACGCCGCCCGCGCGACCGCAAGAGCCAGCTCGCCTCGGTCGCCGCCGAACTGTTCCGCGCCCGCGGCTACCACGGGGTCGGGATCAACGAGATCGCCGCCGCGGCGGGAGTCACCGGCCCGGCGCTGTACCGGCACTTCGCCGACAAGCAGTCGATCCTGGCGCACGTGCTGCTGGCCGGGATCGAGGACATGGAGCAGGCCACGGCCGCCGCGCTGGACGCCGCCGAGGTGCCGACTCCCGAACAGGTGGAGGCCCTGCTGCGCACCCTGGCGGCCAAGTCGGTCGAGCGGCGCGAGGCCGCGGCGCTGTGGCGCTGGGAGGGGCGGCACCTTTCCGCGGAGGACCAGCGGGAGATCCGGCACCGCTCCGGCGCGGTGCTGCGGTCCTGGGCGGCCGCGCTGCGCCGGATCCGGCCGGAGCTGGCCGTTCCGGAGTCCGAGCTGCTCTGCTGGGCCGGGATGAGCGTGTTCGGCAGCGTGTCGGTGCACCACACCGGCATAGCCAAGAAGCGCTTCGCCGACCTGCTGGTCGAGCTGGCCCAGCGGGTGCTGCGGGTCGGTCTTCCGGAACCGGCGGCCGGGCCCCAGGTGAACCACTCGCCGATCGCGCTCGGCAGGCCGTCCCGCCGCGAGCAGGTACTCGCCGCCGCCACCGAGTTGTTCCAGCGGCACGGGTTCCACGCGGTCAGCATGGAGGACATCGGGGCCGCGACCGGAATCGCCGGGCCGAGTGTGTACCGGCACTTCCCCAGCAAGGCCAGCCTGCTCACGGCCATCTGCCAGCGCGCGGCCGAGCGGCTGACCCTGGGCGCAGAGTACGCGTTGCGCACCAGCGCCCCGCCGGACGAGCGGGAGGCGCTGCGCAGGCTCACCGAGTCCTATGTACACACCCTCACCGGGTCGGCCGAACTGACCGTCTCCTTCACCGGCGGACCGCTGTACGTGGACGAGCGCGACCGGGCCGAGCTGGTGCGGATCCAGCGCGACTACGTGGCCCAGTGGGTCCGGCTGCTCACCACCGTCCGGCCCGAGCTGGGCGCGCGCGAGGCGAAGATCACTGTGCACGCCGCGCTGACCATCGCCAACGACCTGACCCGCACCCGCAGGGTGAACGGCAGGCCCCAACTGGCGGCCGAGCTGGTGCGGATGATGACCGCCGTGCTCGACATCGACTGA
- a CDS encoding acyl-CoA dehydrogenase family protein, translating to MGLGLAALTKLASVKAIDRVGLRKPVEQLVSSATRNGFRVAGAAARSFKSAQRLGKPVRQAPASDAGLFDLTPTEDQQLILETVGEFAAEQIRPAAADADAKLQAPDGLLTRAAELGVTLVGVPEELGGVGSERSVVTGALVAEALAHGDLGLAVSVLAPAGVSNALVQWGDEEQQADYLPSFVGENVPAAALALQEKAPLFDPFQPAARARRTPKGYQLDGVKSLVPRAAEAELFVVSANLEGRGAALFLVESSQAGVSIEPEPAMGLRGAATGRLHLENVSLPGGALLGGGKPEVFADVVRLSRLGWSALAAGTAKAVLDYVVPYVNEREAFGEPVSHRQGVAFQAADIAIELEGLRLVMLRAAARAEQGKPYAREVALARKLATDKGMWIGSTGVQLLGGHGFIKEHPVERWYRDLRAIGVMEGIVLL from the coding sequence ATGGGGCTGGGCCTTGCCGCGCTCACCAAGCTGGCGAGCGTCAAGGCGATCGACCGGGTGGGCTTGCGCAAGCCGGTCGAGCAGTTGGTGTCCTCCGCCACGCGGAACGGCTTCCGGGTGGCGGGCGCCGCGGCCAGGTCGTTCAAATCGGCCCAGCGGCTCGGCAAGCCGGTACGGCAGGCGCCCGCGAGCGATGCCGGGCTGTTCGACCTGACGCCGACCGAGGACCAGCAGCTCATCCTGGAGACGGTCGGCGAGTTCGCGGCCGAGCAGATCCGGCCGGCCGCCGCCGACGCGGACGCCAAGCTGCAGGCGCCGGACGGCCTGCTGACCAGGGCGGCCGAGCTGGGCGTGACCCTGGTCGGGGTGCCCGAGGAACTCGGCGGGGTCGGCAGCGAGCGGTCGGTGGTGACCGGGGCGCTGGTGGCCGAGGCGCTGGCGCACGGTGACCTGGGCCTCGCGGTGTCCGTGCTGGCGCCGGCCGGGGTGAGCAACGCGCTGGTGCAGTGGGGTGACGAGGAGCAGCAGGCGGACTACCTGCCCTCCTTCGTCGGCGAGAACGTACCCGCCGCGGCGTTGGCGCTACAGGAGAAGGCGCCGCTGTTCGACCCGTTCCAGCCGGCGGCGCGGGCGCGCCGTACCCCGAAGGGCTACCAGCTGGACGGGGTGAAATCGCTGGTGCCGCGTGCCGCGGAGGCCGAGCTGTTCGTCGTCTCGGCCAACCTGGAGGGCCGGGGGGCCGCGCTGTTCCTCGTCGAGTCCTCGCAGGCCGGGGTGAGCATCGAGCCGGAGCCCGCGATGGGCCTGCGCGGCGCGGCCACCGGCAGGCTGCACCTGGAGAACGTGTCCCTGCCCGGCGGGGCGCTGCTCGGCGGCGGCAAGCCCGAGGTGTTCGCGGATGTGGTGCGGCTGTCCCGGCTGGGCTGGTCGGCGCTGGCCGCCGGTACCGCGAAGGCCGTGCTGGACTACGTCGTGCCGTACGTGAACGAGCGGGAGGCCTTCGGCGAGCCGGTCAGCCACCGGCAGGGCGTGGCGTTCCAGGCGGCTGACATCGCGATCGAGCTGGAGGGGCTGCGGCTGGTGATGCTGCGCGCGGCCGCGCGGGCCGAGCAGGGCAAGCCCTATGCCCGCGAGGTGGCGCTGGCGCGGAAACTGGCGACCGACAAGGGCATGTGGATCGGCAGCACCGGGGTGCAACTGCTCGGCGGGCACGGCTTCATCAAGGAACACCCGGTCGAGCGGTGGTACCGGGACCTGCGCGCCATCGGCGTCATGGAAGGCATTGTCCTGCTGTAG